Part of the Ficedula albicollis isolate OC2 unplaced genomic scaffold, FicAlb1.5 N00874, whole genome shotgun sequence genome is shown below.
NNNNNNNNNNNNNNNNNNNNNNNNNNNNNNNNNNNNNNNNNNNNNNNNNNNNNNNNNNNNNNNNNNNNNNNNNNNNNNNNNNNNNNNNNNNNNNNNNNNNNNNNNNNNNNNNNNNNNNNNNNNNNNNNNNNNNNNNNNNNNNNNNNNNNNNNNNNGAAGCGGAACGGATCCCGCGGGGAGCGAGAGTCCAGCGCCGGGAAGGAGTCGAACcggaaggagctggaaaagaacGGGAGTAAAACCGGGATCAGCGGGGAAACGggggaacgggaatgggattgggattgggggGAAATACGGGAGTGGAAAATGGGATCGGGGGAGGAATATGGgaataaaaaatgggaataaaaaatgggaataaaaaatgggattgggggGGATGGGAATGGAAAGTGGGAActggggggaaatgtgggaataaaaatgggaataaaaatgggaatggaaaatgggattggggGGAAATATGGGAATGGAAAGTGGGAATTggggggggaaatgtgggaataaaaaatgggattgggggaaatgggaatggaaaaggagaatggggggggaaatgtgggaataaaaatgggaatggaaatgggaatggggggaaATATGGGAAtggaaaatgggattggggggaaatgtgggagtggaaatgggaatggggcagAAAATATGGGAATGAAAAATGATATTGGGGGAAATATGAGAATGAAAAATGGGATTAGGGTGGGAATGAGGGAAtggaaaatgggattggggtgggagaaaatgggaatggaaattGGGATTGGGGGAaataagggaataaaaatggaattgaaaTTGGGATTGTGGGGGAAATATGGGAATGGAAATTGGGAAGGGAAACTAggatgaggggaaaatgggaataaaaatgggattggggGGAAACAGGGgactggaaaatgggaatgaaattgggatttggggggaatATGGGAATGAaatatggaaatggaaatgggaatggaaaatgggattgggggaaatgggaataaaaatgggattggggGGAAACAGGGgactggaaaatgggaatgaaattgggatttggggggaatATGGGAATGAaatatggaaatggaaatgggaatggaaaatgggattgggggaaatgggaataaaaatgggattggggGGAAACAGGGgactggaaaatgggaatgaaattgggatttggggggaatATGGGAATGAaatatggaaatggaaatgggaatggaaaatgggattgggggaaatgggaataaaaatgggattggggGGAAACAGGGgactggaaaatgggaatgaaattgggatttggggggaatATGGGAATGAAAAATGGGTTAGGGGTGGAAAAATGGGCATAAAAACCGGAATTAGGGATTAGTATGGGgagcaggaaaactgggaataaaaTCCAGGATTGGGGCTGGGaatgaaggaataaaaatgggGATTGGGGTGGGAGTGAGGACCTGGAAAAATCTGAGgacaaaagcacaaaaagtaTCAAAACCAGTCTGCAATTCCACAAACTTCATGGAAAAGGGAGGAATGTGGGACAATGTGGGACAGAATTCCCACCTTTGCTCACTGGTTCATCTTGGgcatttttaaaaccttctcCTGTTCCCCAAATTCTCAAAAATTTCctaaaattttctaaaaaacccaggaattttcctagaaaaaacctaaaaattgAGACTGAACCCCTCAAATCTCTGGGAAAACAGtggaattttaggaaaaaacctcaaaaacaccaaaaaaaccccacagttccATGGGAAAAACActggaattttgggataaaCCCAAAAACCACCAGAACCACTCCACAGTTCCACAGATTAATGGGAAAATGATGGAATTTTGGGACAAAGccacaaaaacaccaaaaaaaaattcacaattccatgggaaaaatgctggaatttggggacaaaacccaaaagccaccaaagccactccacaaattaatgggaaaaatgaTGGAAttgtgggggggggggccccccccccccccccccccccccccccccccccccccccccccccccccccccccccccccccccccgtggggggggggcaaaatcacagaaagtaaaataaaaaaaatgacagcaattgcagaaattaatgggaaaagggaggaattTGGAATAATCTGGGACAGAATTCCCACCTTTCCTCACTGGTTGCTCTTGGCCACTTTTAAAACCTTCTTCCATTCCCTAAAAttctctaaaaaaaacccatgaattTTGccagaaaaacccccaaatttggGAGTCAACCTTCCTCAACCCCTCCAATCCCTGGGAAAACACAGGAATTTGGGGGatcaaaaaacctcaaaaagcatcaaaaaaaCCCGACGTCCGTGGGAAAAACGCtggaatccccccccccccccccccccccccccccccccccccccccccccccccccccccccccccccccccccccccccccccccccccccccaaaaaaaaaaaaaacaaacaaaaaactccacaattccatgggaaaaacgctgggattttgggacaaaacccaaaagccaCTCCAGAATTGCTCAGATTtgtggggaaagggaggggtttggggtgatgtGGCTCAGAGCCCCcacctgtcctgctcctggcgCCCATCCCCCGCCGTGCCCTCCTTGGCCAGCAGGTCCAGGCGCTGGTTGATCTTGGCAATGATGGAGTCAGAgctggatcccagctctgctgagcctgaGGATCCCAGTCCCAGGGAGGATCCTGATCCCAACGAgctggatcccagctctgctgagcctgaGGATCCCAGGCCCAGGGAGGATCCTGATCCCAACCCTGATCCTGCTCCAAAACTGGATCCTGATCCTGCTCCAAAACCGGATCCTGATCCTGCTCCAAAACCGGATCCTGCTCCGAAAGTGGATCCTGCTCCTGATCCGAAGGTGGATCCTGATCCGAAGGCAGCTCCAGATCCCGATCCAAAGGTGGATCCCGAGGATCCCAAGCCCAAAGCAGATCCAGATGATCCAAAGGCAGTTCCTGACCCCGAGCCAAAGGTGGATCCCGACGATCCAAAGCCGGATCCCGACGATCCGAAGGCAGCTCCAGATCCCGAGCCCACGGATCCGAAGGTTCCTGATCCCACAGATCCAAAGGCAGCTCCAGATGTTGATCCCACGGATCCAAAGGCAGCTCCAGATGTTGATCCCACGGATCCAAAGGCAGCTCCAGATGTTGATCCCACGGATCCAAAGGCAGCTCCAGATGTTGATCCCACGGATCCAAAGGCAGCTCCAGATGTTGATCCCACGGATCCAAAGGCAGCTCCAGATGTTGATCCCACGGATCCAAAGGCAGCTCCAGATGTTGATCCCACGGATCCAAAGGCAGCTCCAGATGTTGATCCCACGGATCCAAAGGCAGCTCCAGATGTTGATCCCACGGATCCAAAGGCAGCTCCAGATGTTGATCCCACGGATCCAAAGGCAGCTCCAGATGTTGATCCCACGGATCCAAAGGCAGCTCCAGATGTTGATCCCACGGATccaaaggcagctccagagcccgAGGTTCCCTCGCTggatcccagccccagctctgcagccttgTTAATTAATTAGGGACCAATCAAAAGGGGAAATGAAGAATTAAGAGGGACaagatcccagcaggaaaagccccAGGATCATTCCAAGGAAATCTGGGGAGTTTAGAATTCATAACCCTCATAGCCTGAGGATGAATGGGTTAATTAGTCATTAATCAACTAATTAGGGGATCATTCAAAAGGGAAATGAAGAATTCGAGATgtgggatcccagcaggaaaagccccGGGATCACTGCAAGGGAATTTGGGGGTGCAGAACTCATAGCCCTCGTAGCCTGGGGATGAAAGGGTTAATTAGCCATTGATCAACTAATTAGGGCATCATTCAAAAGGGAAATGAAGAATTAGAGGGgtgggatcccagcaggaaaagccccAGGATCATCCCAAGAAGTCATTCAAAGGGAATTTGGGTAATTAGGGGATCATTCAAAAGGGAAATGAAGAATTCGAGATgtgggatcccagcaggaaaagccccGGGATCATCCCAAGGGGTCACTGCAAGGGAATTGGGGGGTGTAGAACTCATAGCCCTTGTAGCCTGGGGATGAAAGGGTTAATTTAGTCACTAGTTAATTAATTAGGGACCAATCAAAAGGGGAAATGAAGAATTAAGAGGGACaagatcccagcaggaaaagccccAGGATCATTCCAAGGAAATCTGGGGAGTTTAGAATTCATAACCCTCATAGCCTGAGGATGAATGGGTTAATTAGTCATTAATCAACTAATTAGGGGATCATTCAAAAGGGAAATGAAGAATTACAGATgtgggatcccagcaggaaaagccccAGGATCATCCCAAGAAGTCATTcaaagggaatttggggttgTAGGACTCCTAACCCTCGTAGCCTGGAGATGAAAGAGTTAATTTAGTCATTAATCAATTAACCAGGCAGGGGCtgattaaaaatggaaatgaagaatTAGAGAGGATGCAGGAATTGGGGAAGAATCTGCCCAGGATTCCCAGAGGATCCCCAGACCCACCTTGCCAGCTGGTCGCGTTCGTGGCGTAGGAAcctggggaaagaaagaggaaaaatggaatttttctatggaaaatgtggaattttggggtgaaagCAGTGGGGGATTtgtgggaaaagggggaattttggggtggggttgggatttgggggggtgcccccccccccccccccccccccccccccccccccccccccccccccccccccccccccccccccc
Proteins encoded:
- the LOC107604479 gene encoding protein TsetseEP-like, with amino-acid sequence MMESELDPSSAEPEDPRPREDPDPNPDPAPKLDPDPAPKPDPDPAPKPDPAPKVDPAPDPKVDPDPKAAPDPDPKVDPEDPKPKADPDDPKAVPDPEPKVDPDDPKPDPDDPKAAPDPEPTDPKVPDPTDPKAAPDVDPTDPKAAPDVDPTDPKAAPDVDPTDPKAAPDVDPTDPKAAPDVDPTDPKAAPDVDPTDPKAAPDVDPTDPKAAPDVDPTDPKAAPDVDPTDPKAAPDVDPTDPKAAPDVDPTDPKAAPDVDPTDPKAAPEPEVPSLDPSPSSAALLIN